Proteins from a single region of Oncorhynchus nerka isolate Pitt River linkage group LG18, Oner_Uvic_2.0, whole genome shotgun sequence:
- the LOC115146245 gene encoding protein max-like isoform X3, giving the protein MSDNEDIDVDSDADKRAHHNALERKRRDHIKDSFSSLRDSVPALQGEKVSKASRAQILDKATDYIQYMRRKNHTHQQDIDDLKKQNALLEQQVRALEKAKGNTTLQANYTSSDSSLYTNPKGSTVSAFDGGSDSSSESEPEEPPNRKKLRVEPS; this is encoded by the exons ATGAGCGACAACGAAGATATCGATGTCGACAGTGAC GCAGACAAACGAGCACATCACAATGCGCTGGAACGCAAGCGTAGGGACCACATTAAAGACAGCTTCAGCAGTTTACGGGACTCTGTGCCTGCGTTACAAGGGGAGAAGGTTAGTAAA GCCTCCCGAGCTCAGATCCTAGACAAAGCCACAGACTACATCCAGTACATGAGACGGAAAAACCACACACACCAGCAGGACATTGACGACCTGAAGAAGCAGAATGCACTGCTGGAGCAGCAGG TCCGTGCACTGGAGAAAGCCAAGGGGAACACTACGCTCCAGGCCAACTACACATCCTCTGACAGCAGCTTGTACACCAACCCCAAGGGGAGCACAGTGTCCGCCTTTGATGGTGGCTCCGACTCCAGCTCTGAATCAGAGCCAGAGGAGCCGCCCAACAGAAAGAAGCTGCGTGTGGAGCCCAGCTAG
- the LOC115146245 gene encoding protein max-like isoform X4, with product MSDNEDIDVDSDADKRAHHNALERKRRDHIKDSFSSLRDSVPALQGEKASRAQILDKATDYIQYMRRKNHTHQQDIDDLKKQNALLEQQVRALEKAKGNTTLQANYTSSDSSLYTNPKGSTVSAFDGGSDSSSESEPEEPPNRKKLRVEPS from the exons ATGAGCGACAACGAAGATATCGATGTCGACAGTGAC GCAGACAAACGAGCACATCACAATGCGCTGGAACGCAAGCGTAGGGACCACATTAAAGACAGCTTCAGCAGTTTACGGGACTCTGTGCCTGCGTTACAAGGGGAGAAG GCCTCCCGAGCTCAGATCCTAGACAAAGCCACAGACTACATCCAGTACATGAGACGGAAAAACCACACACACCAGCAGGACATTGACGACCTGAAGAAGCAGAATGCACTGCTGGAGCAGCAGG TCCGTGCACTGGAGAAAGCCAAGGGGAACACTACGCTCCAGGCCAACTACACATCCTCTGACAGCAGCTTGTACACCAACCCCAAGGGGAGCACAGTGTCCGCCTTTGATGGTGGCTCCGACTCCAGCTCTGAATCAGAGCCAGAGGAGCCGCCCAACAGAAAGAAGCTGCGTGTGGAGCCCAGCTAG
- the LOC115146245 gene encoding protein max-like isoform X2, with product MSDNEDIDVDSDADKRAHHNALERKRRDHIKDSFSSLRDSVPALQGEKQSVKQASRAQILDKATDYIQYMRRKNHTHQQDIDDLKKQNALLEQQVRALEKAKGNTTLQANYTSSDSSLYTNPKGSTVSAFDGGSDSSSESEPEEPPNRKKLRVEPS from the exons ATGAGCGACAACGAAGATATCGATGTCGACAGTGAC GCAGACAAACGAGCACATCACAATGCGCTGGAACGCAAGCGTAGGGACCACATTAAAGACAGCTTCAGCAGTTTACGGGACTCTGTGCCTGCGTTACAAGGGGAGAAG CAATCTGTCAAACAGGCCTCCCGAGCTCAGATCCTAGACAAAGCCACAGACTACATCCAGTACATGAGACGGAAAAACCACACACACCAGCAGGACATTGACGACCTGAAGAAGCAGAATGCACTGCTGGAGCAGCAGG TCCGTGCACTGGAGAAAGCCAAGGGGAACACTACGCTCCAGGCCAACTACACATCCTCTGACAGCAGCTTGTACACCAACCCCAAGGGGAGCACAGTGTCCGCCTTTGATGGTGGCTCCGACTCCAGCTCTGAATCAGAGCCAGAGGAGCCGCCCAACAGAAAGAAGCTGCGTGTGGAGCCCAGCTAG
- the LOC115146245 gene encoding protein max-like isoform X1: MSDNEDIDVDSDADKRAHHNALERKRRDHIKDSFSSLRDSVPALQGEKVSKQSVKQASRAQILDKATDYIQYMRRKNHTHQQDIDDLKKQNALLEQQVRALEKAKGNTTLQANYTSSDSSLYTNPKGSTVSAFDGGSDSSSESEPEEPPNRKKLRVEPS; encoded by the exons ATGAGCGACAACGAAGATATCGATGTCGACAGTGAC GCAGACAAACGAGCACATCACAATGCGCTGGAACGCAAGCGTAGGGACCACATTAAAGACAGCTTCAGCAGTTTACGGGACTCTGTGCCTGCGTTACAAGGGGAGAAGGTTAGTAAA CAATCTGTCAAACAGGCCTCCCGAGCTCAGATCCTAGACAAAGCCACAGACTACATCCAGTACATGAGACGGAAAAACCACACACACCAGCAGGACATTGACGACCTGAAGAAGCAGAATGCACTGCTGGAGCAGCAGG TCCGTGCACTGGAGAAAGCCAAGGGGAACACTACGCTCCAGGCCAACTACACATCCTCTGACAGCAGCTTGTACACCAACCCCAAGGGGAGCACAGTGTCCGCCTTTGATGGTGGCTCCGACTCCAGCTCTGAATCAGAGCCAGAGGAGCCGCCCAACAGAAAGAAGCTGCGTGTGGAGCCCAGCTAG
- the LOC115146248 gene encoding hepatic sodium/bile acid cotransporter-like encodes MNGTMNQTEGQYRDGYETAWNGGNTYNITPHNVTTGFQSPFSPVMSMAISGITIISLFITMVSLGCTMEISKIKAHILKPKGVAIAVVAQFGIMPLTAFSLAKIFQLGAIEAVTVLICGCCPGGNLSNIFALALKGDMNLSIVMTTCSTVLALGMMPLLLFLYCHGFNNLENAVPYTLITITLIMTLVPCAIGIAINHRVPQYSQIIIKVGLSILLIATVAIGVMSGISIGGTVWVLLSPQLMAVAALMPLTGYLLGYLMSTIFKVNHQCRRTISMETGCQNIQLCATILKVAFPPEVIGPLYLFPLIYILFQGGEALLFIILFRCYQSF; translated from the exons ATGAATGGTACCATGaaccagacagagggacagtACCGAGATGGCTATGAGACAGCTTGGAATGGCGGCAACACCTACAACATCACGCCTCATAATGTcaccactggcttccagtcccCCTTCTCCCCGGTTATGAGCATGGCCATCAGTGGCATCACCATCATCAGCCTCTTCATCACCATGGTGTCCCTGGGCTGCACCATGGAGATCTCCAAGATCAAGGCCCATATCCTGAAGCCCAAAGGGGTGGCCATCGCAGTGGTGGCCCAGTTTGGTATCATGCCTCTCACTGCCTTCAGCCTGGCCAAAATCTTCCAGCTGGGCGCCATCGAGGCTGTGACCGTGCTAATCTGTGGCTGCTGTCCGGGGGGAAACCTCTCCAACATCTTCGCCCTGGCCCTGAAGGGTGACATGAACCTAAG CATTGTAATGACCACATGTTCTACTGTTTTGGCCCTGGGTATGATGCCTCTGCTGCTCTTCCTATATTGCCATGGCTTCAATAATTTGGAAAACGCTGTGCCTTACACTCTCATCACCATAACTCTCATCATGACCCTAGTGCCCTGTGCCATTGGCATAGCCATCAACCACCGGGTACCACAGTACTCTCAGATCATCATCAAG GTTGGTCTAAGCATCTTACTAATTGCCACTGTGGCCATTGGTGTCATGTCAGGCATCTCCATTGGGGGAACAGTGTGGGTGCTTCTCTCACCCCAACTCATGGCCGTGGCTGCACTGATGCCCCTGACAGGCTACCTGCTGGGATACCTCATGTCCACCATCTTCAAAGTCAATCATCA ATGCAGAAGGACTATTTCTATGGAGACAGGCTGTCAAAACATCCAGCTGTGTGCCACCATCTTGAAAGTGGCCTTTCCCCCGGAGGTTATTGGCCCCCTGTATCTGTTCCCGCTAATCTACATCCTATTCCAGGGAGGCGAGGCGCTGCTTTTCATCATCCTCTTCAGATGTTACCAAAGCTTCTAG